One genomic region from Hyalangium ruber encodes:
- a CDS encoding metalloenzyme, whose product MRVALLFIDGVGVGRKDPAVNPLASRAHLLSHFGDAPGNPLPEGGSYTPVDTTFGVEGRPQSASNQTAILTGDPAPVLIQGHVLGYPNPPLRALLAERSLVKRLVAAGRTATFANSYATAYLDALKLPRRASATPPEFVLPPAALRRLKPSASTLAFAAGGVPLRTLDDARAGEGLTHDITGAKAGARGFEVPQRTPEEAARVFWRVAEGADFTFFEHYLADEAGHARDFPLALEALDTFDAFARAVVATRPPEARVLICSDHGNVEDLSTRSHTLNPVPVLYFGPPAPEVEALATVADVGRTVLRWLNVE is encoded by the coding sequence GTGCGCGTCGCGCTCCTCTTCATCGATGGTGTGGGTGTAGGCCGGAAGGACCCGGCGGTGAACCCACTTGCCAGCAGGGCCCACCTGCTCTCCCATTTCGGAGACGCTCCGGGCAACCCCTTGCCCGAAGGGGGGAGCTACACCCCTGTAGACACCACCTTCGGCGTGGAGGGCCGCCCCCAGTCGGCCTCCAACCAGACGGCCATCCTCACCGGCGACCCCGCCCCGGTCCTCATCCAGGGCCACGTGCTGGGCTACCCCAACCCGCCCCTGCGCGCGCTGCTCGCCGAGCGCTCCCTGGTCAAGCGATTGGTGGCCGCCGGACGCACGGCGACCTTCGCCAACAGCTACGCGACGGCGTACCTGGACGCGCTGAAGCTGCCCCGCCGCGCCTCCGCCACGCCCCCCGAGTTCGTCCTGCCACCAGCGGCGCTGCGGCGGCTGAAGCCCTCCGCCTCCACCCTGGCCTTCGCTGCGGGAGGCGTGCCGCTGCGCACGCTGGACGACGCACGCGCGGGAGAGGGCCTCACGCATGACATCACCGGAGCGAAGGCGGGCGCCCGAGGCTTCGAGGTGCCCCAGCGCACGCCCGAGGAGGCCGCGCGTGTCTTCTGGCGGGTGGCTGAGGGCGCGGACTTCACCTTCTTCGAGCACTACCTCGCGGACGAGGCGGGCCACGCGCGGGACTTCCCGCTGGCCCTGGAGGCCCTGGACACATTCGACGCCTTCGCCCGCGCTGTGGTGGCCACACGCCCGCCGGAGGCCCGAGTGCTCATTTGTAGTGATCACGGCAACGTGGAGGATCTCTCCACGCGCAGCCACACCCTCAACCCCGTCCCCGTGCTCTACTTCGGCCCGCCGGCGCCGGAGGTGGAGGCGCTGGCCACCGTGGCGGACGTGGGCCGCACGGTGTTGCGCTGGCTGAACGTGGAGTGA
- a CDS encoding alginate lyase family protein — translation MGTLDYYTALVRLAPAAVAKSAVRRVQGAARQALYRRRYPVDELRILQAYGAASATELASRFLETRHTGAWCEPQQRSSVLQALAAIPGAKERALERAQTALRQEFNVFGTCVAFGEGKPVDWSLDVWSGYRFPLEPVEQLKLQRHGSDPKYAWELGRLDSLVALAQGYWVEQDEAARSRFARAFVLQVIDFLQANPTGMGVHWTCPMEVALRAANVAQALAMFAEAPEVQRPEFLVPVLSALTEHTAWVEAHLEDRGAVPNNHLVSNFVGLLVVGLLFPELPNAPSQVALAVNGLRAQMEAQVHAEGTSFEGSTPYHRLSVELFTLAYVVGLGAGTSLGDSYTERLRRMYGAARAWCSEQGLAPQVGDNDSGRVFPLRDRADLDHGYLAPLGAALFSDGSLAGGEFPDEAAWLLGLPGLERFQALPPAPPPVSVCFPEGGFHVLRGAGAVVTVSAGPQGQGGVGGHNHNDKLSFELHLGGVPVIVDPGTGTYTRDPNVRNAFRGTALHNTLQLDGVEQVPIVPERLFALPEAARARVEVFQAGPELDRLSVRHDGYRSLPAPVGVERTFYLDKRERVLSVTDRLVGTGTHDVVGRLHLPDTHVRMRAPSQEELRRALRVPEAPRTFEPLGMELGPAGAARALVLFAVGLSPRLEPSRYSPGYGRVEPAMAVVYGVQLVPPAWLRWVVVFL, via the coding sequence ATGGGAACTCTCGATTACTACACGGCGCTGGTTCGTCTCGCGCCTGCCGCTGTAGCAAAGAGCGCGGTGCGACGGGTTCAGGGCGCGGCTCGGCAGGCGCTCTATCGCCGCCGGTATCCTGTGGATGAGCTGCGGATCCTGCAGGCCTATGGTGCCGCCTCCGCCACGGAGCTGGCGAGCCGGTTCCTGGAGACGCGCCACACCGGCGCGTGGTGCGAGCCTCAGCAGCGTTCGTCCGTGCTCCAGGCGCTCGCGGCCATCCCTGGCGCGAAGGAAAGGGCGCTCGAGCGGGCACAGACGGCGCTCCGCCAGGAGTTCAATGTCTTCGGTACGTGCGTGGCCTTCGGTGAAGGCAAGCCGGTGGACTGGTCCTTGGATGTGTGGAGCGGCTACCGCTTCCCGCTGGAGCCGGTGGAGCAGCTGAAGCTGCAGCGGCACGGCTCGGATCCGAAGTACGCGTGGGAGCTCGGGCGGCTCGACAGCCTGGTGGCGCTCGCGCAGGGCTACTGGGTGGAGCAGGACGAGGCGGCGCGCTCGCGGTTCGCGCGGGCCTTCGTGCTGCAGGTGATCGACTTCCTCCAGGCCAACCCGACGGGCATGGGCGTGCATTGGACCTGCCCCATGGAGGTGGCGCTGCGTGCGGCCAACGTGGCGCAGGCGCTGGCCATGTTCGCCGAGGCGCCCGAGGTGCAGCGGCCCGAGTTCCTCGTGCCCGTGCTGAGCGCGCTCACCGAGCACACCGCGTGGGTGGAGGCGCACCTGGAGGACCGGGGCGCCGTTCCCAACAACCACCTCGTCTCCAACTTCGTGGGCCTGCTGGTGGTGGGCCTGCTCTTCCCGGAGCTGCCGAACGCGCCGAGCCAGGTGGCGCTCGCGGTGAACGGCCTGCGCGCGCAGATGGAGGCGCAGGTACACGCGGAGGGCACTTCCTTCGAGGGCTCCACGCCCTACCACCGGCTCTCGGTGGAGCTGTTCACCCTGGCCTATGTGGTGGGGCTCGGGGCGGGGACCTCCCTGGGCGACAGCTACACGGAGCGGCTGCGGCGGATGTACGGAGCCGCCCGCGCGTGGTGCTCGGAGCAGGGGCTGGCTCCTCAGGTGGGCGACAATGATTCGGGCCGCGTCTTCCCGCTTCGGGACAGGGCCGACCTGGACCATGGCTACCTGGCGCCGCTGGGTGCCGCGCTCTTCTCGGATGGGAGCCTGGCGGGGGGCGAGTTCCCGGACGAGGCAGCCTGGTTGCTCGGTCTGCCGGGGCTGGAGCGCTTCCAGGCGCTTCCTCCCGCACCTCCGCCGGTTTCGGTGTGCTTCCCCGAGGGAGGCTTCCACGTGCTGCGCGGCGCGGGGGCGGTCGTTACCGTCAGCGCGGGCCCTCAGGGGCAGGGCGGGGTAGGCGGACACAACCACAACGACAAGCTCTCCTTCGAGCTGCACCTGGGCGGCGTACCCGTCATCGTGGATCCCGGCACCGGCACGTACACGCGGGATCCGAACGTGCGCAACGCGTTCCGCGGCACCGCCCTGCACAACACGCTCCAGTTGGATGGCGTGGAGCAGGTACCCATCGTGCCGGAGCGCCTCTTCGCGCTGCCCGAGGCGGCGCGCGCGCGGGTGGAGGTGTTCCAGGCCGGGCCGGAGCTGGATCGACTCTCCGTGCGGCACGATGGCTACCGAAGCCTGCCGGCGCCCGTGGGCGTGGAGCGGACCTTCTACCTGGACAAGCGCGAGCGCGTGCTCTCGGTGACGGATCGGCTCGTGGGTACGGGGACGCATGACGTGGTGGGCCGGCTGCACCTGCCGGACACCCATGTGCGGATGCGGGCTCCCTCGCAAGAAGAGTTGCGGAGGGCCTTGCGCGTACCGGAGGCACCGCGCACCTTCGAACCGCTCGGAATGGAGCTGGGGCCGGCGGGTGCGGCCCGGGCGCTGGTGCTCTTCGCGGTGGGGTTGTCACCGCGGCTGGAGCCATCCCGGTACTCGCCAGGGTACGGGCGCGTGGAGCCGGCGATGGCAGTGGTTTACGGGGTGCAGCTGGTGCCCCCCGCGTGGCTGAGGTGGGTTGTCGTTTTCCTGTGA
- a CDS encoding TldD/PmbA family protein produces MRLRLLPLLTASAVLLAAAPPADPRQSLLEAMSAEMTRNQQQLKLQGHDAPYFMSYQLKDYDQSVISARYGALFLDDNYRNRQLAVDVRVGSYDFDSSVPEEMDFLVSTKGTSYFARPEGPIDDSSVALRTSLWLMTDEKYKSALVQFLKKKGEDVYTVEDPKRPPSFSREKPGTHVQPPVAFPFDRERWKRVARELSAQFNAHPEIFDSDVRVTADKMVRVFVSTEGSRIVTEETLYGLQITAVARAEDGQLLDDARIFYSPTEAGLPNEKEMAEAAGKVISELLALRKAPAIDPYTGPAILAPEAAGVLFHETIGHRLEGHRQGDDREGKTFRGQENKQILPPFISMYDDPTLRALKGDPLNGYYLFDEEGVKGQRVTLVEKGVLKSYLLSRQPVEGFLQSNGHGRSQGNRRPVARMANLLVESSKQVSDEQLKKMLIEEAKRQGKPYGLIIRDITGGNTNTSGYGYQAFKGVPRMVYRVDVRDGKESLVRGVEIVGTPLSSINRILATGAKQGIFNGFCGAESGNVPVSTVSPAVLLQEIELQRTMEGKDRPPLLTSPSAAAAQPEAKK; encoded by the coding sequence GTGAGACTCCGACTCCTCCCCCTGTTGACCGCCTCCGCCGTCCTCCTGGCCGCCGCGCCGCCAGCCGACCCTCGCCAGTCGCTGCTCGAGGCCATGTCGGCGGAGATGACTCGCAACCAGCAGCAGCTCAAGCTCCAGGGCCATGACGCGCCGTACTTCATGAGCTACCAGCTCAAGGACTACGACCAGTCCGTCATCTCCGCCCGCTACGGCGCGCTCTTCCTCGACGACAATTACCGCAACCGCCAGCTCGCCGTGGATGTGCGCGTGGGCTCGTACGACTTCGACAGCTCGGTGCCCGAGGAGATGGACTTCCTGGTCTCCACCAAGGGCACCAGCTACTTCGCCCGGCCGGAGGGCCCCATCGATGACTCGTCGGTGGCGCTGCGCACCTCGCTGTGGCTGATGACGGACGAGAAGTACAAGTCGGCGCTCGTGCAGTTCCTCAAGAAGAAGGGCGAGGACGTCTACACGGTGGAGGACCCCAAGCGCCCGCCGTCCTTCTCGCGCGAGAAGCCGGGCACGCACGTGCAGCCGCCGGTGGCGTTCCCGTTCGACCGCGAGCGGTGGAAGCGCGTGGCGCGCGAGCTGTCGGCCCAGTTCAACGCCCACCCGGAGATCTTCGACTCGGACGTGCGAGTCACCGCCGACAAGATGGTGCGCGTCTTCGTCTCCACCGAGGGCAGCCGCATCGTGACGGAGGAGACGCTGTACGGGTTGCAGATCACCGCCGTGGCACGGGCGGAGGATGGGCAGTTGCTCGATGACGCGCGCATCTTCTACTCGCCCACCGAGGCGGGCCTGCCGAACGAGAAGGAGATGGCGGAGGCGGCGGGCAAGGTCATCTCGGAGCTGCTGGCGCTGCGCAAGGCGCCGGCGATCGATCCGTACACGGGCCCTGCCATCCTGGCGCCCGAGGCGGCGGGGGTGCTCTTCCACGAGACCATCGGGCACCGGCTCGAGGGACACCGGCAGGGGGATGATCGCGAGGGCAAGACGTTCCGCGGGCAGGAGAACAAGCAGATCCTGCCGCCCTTCATCTCCATGTACGACGATCCGACCCTGCGGGCGCTGAAGGGTGATCCGCTCAACGGCTACTACCTCTTCGATGAGGAGGGCGTGAAGGGGCAGAGGGTGACGCTGGTGGAGAAGGGCGTGCTCAAGAGCTATCTGCTGTCGCGCCAGCCGGTGGAGGGCTTCCTGCAGTCGAACGGACACGGGCGCAGCCAGGGCAACCGTCGGCCGGTGGCCCGCATGGCGAACCTGCTCGTGGAGTCCTCGAAGCAGGTGAGCGACGAGCAGCTCAAGAAGATGCTGATCGAGGAGGCGAAGCGGCAGGGCAAGCCCTACGGGCTCATCATCCGCGACATCACCGGGGGCAATACCAACACCTCGGGTTACGGCTACCAGGCCTTCAAGGGCGTGCCGCGCATGGTGTACCGGGTGGATGTGCGGGACGGGAAGGAGTCCCTGGTGCGCGGGGTGGAGATCGTCGGCACGCCGCTGTCCTCGATCAACCGCATCCTGGCCACGGGTGCCAAGCAGGGCATCTTCAACGGCTTCTGCGGCGCGGAGAGCGGCAACGTGCCGGTGTCCACCGTGTCGCCCGCCGTGCTGCTGCAGGAGATCGAGCTGCAGCGCACGATGGAGGGCAAGGACCGTCCGCCCCTGCTCACCAGCCCCTCGGCGGCCGCGGCTCAGCCGGAGGCGAAGAAGTAG
- a CDS encoding nucleotide sugar dehydrogenase, whose protein sequence is MRVMVSPLVEMIRKREAKVGVVGLGYVGLPLGMAFAEAGFPVTGLDIDKRKIEKIGKGESYIKHIPSEPLAKLSNEGKLKATTDFAKATEMDCIVICVPTPLTASREPDMTYIIQTGEALAPYVRRNQLFVLESTTYPGTTEEVLKPLLEKNGLKAGVDFHLAFSPEREDPGNKSFNTKTIPKIVGGFTPACLEVAQALYSSALKETVAVSSTRVAELSKLLENIFRCVNIAMVNEMKMLCDRMNIDVWEVIQAASTKPFGFMPFFPGPGLGGHCIPIDPFYLTWKAREYEFHTKFIELAGEVNTQMPYYVVQRTMEALNKHKKTLNGAKVLCLGAAYKKDIDDMRESPSLRVISLLNEKGAEVSYHDPYVPKLEKGHGFHFEMSSVPLSPETIGEYDAVLILTDHSSIDYAMVVQKAQCVIDTRNATKMVGPGREKVTKA, encoded by the coding sequence ATGCGAGTGATGGTGAGCCCGCTGGTCGAGATGATTCGCAAGCGGGAGGCGAAGGTGGGGGTGGTGGGGCTGGGCTACGTGGGACTGCCGCTGGGCATGGCGTTCGCGGAGGCCGGCTTCCCGGTGACGGGTCTCGACATCGACAAGCGCAAGATCGAGAAGATCGGCAAGGGGGAGAGCTACATCAAGCACATCCCCAGCGAGCCGCTGGCGAAGCTCAGCAACGAGGGCAAGCTCAAGGCGACGACGGACTTCGCCAAGGCCACGGAGATGGACTGCATCGTCATCTGCGTGCCCACGCCGCTGACGGCCTCGCGTGAGCCGGACATGACGTACATCATTCAGACGGGCGAGGCGCTGGCCCCGTACGTGCGGCGCAACCAGCTCTTCGTGCTGGAGTCCACCACGTACCCGGGCACCACCGAGGAGGTGCTCAAGCCGCTGCTGGAGAAGAACGGCCTGAAGGCGGGCGTGGACTTCCACCTGGCCTTCAGCCCCGAGCGCGAGGACCCGGGCAACAAGAGCTTCAACACGAAGACCATCCCGAAGATCGTCGGCGGCTTCACCCCGGCGTGCCTCGAGGTGGCGCAGGCGCTGTACTCCAGCGCGCTGAAGGAGACGGTGGCGGTGTCCTCCACGCGCGTGGCGGAGCTCTCCAAGCTGCTGGAGAACATCTTCCGCTGCGTGAACATCGCCATGGTCAACGAGATGAAGATGCTCTGCGACCGGATGAACATCGACGTCTGGGAGGTCATCCAGGCGGCGAGCACCAAGCCGTTCGGCTTCATGCCCTTCTTCCCCGGCCCCGGCCTGGGCGGGCACTGCATCCCGATCGACCCGTTCTACCTGACGTGGAAGGCGCGCGAGTACGAGTTCCACACCAAGTTCATCGAGCTGGCCGGCGAGGTGAACACGCAGATGCCGTACTACGTGGTGCAGCGCACCATGGAGGCGCTCAACAAGCACAAGAAGACGCTGAACGGCGCCAAGGTGCTGTGCCTCGGGGCGGCCTACAAGAAGGACATCGATGACATGCGCGAGAGCCCGAGCCTGCGCGTCATCTCGCTGCTCAATGAGAAGGGCGCCGAGGTCAGCTACCACGATCCGTACGTGCCCAAGCTGGAGAAGGGCCACGGCTTCCACTTCGAGATGAGCTCCGTGCCGCTGTCGCCGGAGACCATCGGCGAGTACGACGCGGTGCTGATCCTCACCGACCACTCCTCCATCGACTACGCGATGGTGGTGCAGAAGGCCCAGTGCGTCATCGACACGCGCAACGCCACGAAGATGGTTGGCCCGGGCCGTGAGAAGGTGACGAAGGCCTAG